Proteins encoded in a region of the Perca fluviatilis chromosome 8, GENO_Pfluv_1.0, whole genome shotgun sequence genome:
- the fnbp4 gene encoding formin-binding protein 4 isoform X1 has translation MGKKSRLTGGVVGRRTILQLSPPGLRSGNAGEREEAPSGSDDEQEGDGLRFVRERLTNMKTPAAKATEGLSLLGAYDDSDEEDAGDSQHTTTKSADIDSTLANFMAEIDAITTQPSSEDAASHPSVPTSTPPRPEVNTQQPAASEEQIQQHTSFEYNTEYSLAGVGVEMGDWQEVWDENSGCYYYWNTVTNEVSWELPHYLADQVQSLEENAKSSNVNGTGHAAYNTKENAASVAALQSAKETKVKEVIESVVGLTSEEEERCGVAASLLGPLIPSEVKEAEEKWRKRLLKGLDETENSLDSDGEGVRPAGSPSIPLPDPDPVPTVQKDLGAKKQSGDNSDAEEETEEDTMELELALERKKAELRALEEGDVSVAGSSPCSETSQEASGSHGLTLKKSRWKTAFPSAPSPESNSRGSDLQDNTETTLSKVLESVAEGEDKETDSSEEKTVTKPAVKEEVETPELKVETPELKFQIGQLANTLTSKMEFLGINKKAISNFQFLLLQTETRIADWREGALNGVYLRRRLQEAAEHIKYYELNATPKGWSCHWDREHRRYFYVNDRTSASQWDFPKEEDKEEGLKGSHGAQTQISSPGDAKTSSATAGGVTGSSTFTVAAPPPPPSSLCSPSQPPLPESPPPPSNNPPPPPLPPGSPPPPPPPPDSDEEIMEVEMEMDDDNDGEPPAPGTEEDGSGRPPLPPGTASMKIVESSGPLGKGQKRKASQLNKAITIGSSPIIYTQPAISAAPLMSATAYWGMPAVPALLVPCEPPAPPIPALPPQPPLPPSLPPVEPPGAKTLPTDKTKKAKKDKSKKSKIKMPSLVMKWQSIQKELDEEEKSSSSDEDRDLLNKKFIEDWKQQQLMTGKASKNANFEALPDNWRERLKKRKMANST, from the exons ATGAACAGGAGGGTGATGGACTCAGATTCGTGAGAGAGAGGCTCACAAACATGAAGACTCCCGCAGCAAAAGCAACCG AGGGTTTGTCCTTGCTTGGAGCCTATGATGATAGTGATGAAGAAGATGCTGGAGACTCTCAGCATACAACGACAAAGTCAGCTGACATTGACAGCACATTGGCCAATTTCATGGCT GAAATTGATGCAATCACCACTCAGCCAAGTTCAGAGGATGCAGCATCTCATCCTTCGGTCCCAACTAGCACCCCACCCAGACCTGAGGTTAATACTCAGCAGCCAGCCGCCAGTGAAGAACAGATCCAACAACACACATCGTTTGAGTACAATACAGAGTACTCGCTTGCTGGAG tgGGTGTAGAGATGGGAGACTGGCAGGAGGTGTGGGATGAGAACTCtggctgctactactactggaACACTGTAACCAACGAGGTGTCCTGGGAGCTGCCACATTATCTAGCTGATCAGGTGCAAAGTCTGGAGGAGAATGCCAAAAG cTCTAATGTCAACGGCACAGGGCATGCAGCTTATAACACCAAGGAAAATGCTGCATCTGTTGCAGCCCTACAGTCGGCTAAAGAGACCAAAGTAAAG GAGGTAATTGAGAGTGTTGTAGGCCTCACAAGTGAAGAGGAGGAGCGCTGTGGAGTGGCTGCATCTCTGCTTGGTCCTCTGATTCCTTCTGAAGtgaaagaagctgaagaaaaatggagaaaaagacTGCTTAAAGGCTTGGACGAGACTGAGAACAGTTTGGATTCTGATGGCGAAGGCGTTCGCCCTGCAGGATCCCCCTCTATTCCTCTGCCGGACCCTGACCCAGTCCCCACGGTCCAGAAAGATCTTGGCGCTAAGAAGCAGTCGGGAGACAACTCCGATGccgaggaggagacagaggaagacaCAATGGAGCTGGAACTGGCTCTGGAGAGGAAAAAG GCTGAGCTCCGGGCACTGGAGGAGGGTGACGTGAGCGTAGCGGGCTCCAGTCCTTGTTCTGAGACGAGCCAAGAAGCCTCTGGTTCTCATGGCCTTACACTAAAGAAAAGCCGGTGGAAGACtgccttcccctctgctcccaGCCCCGAATCGAATAGCAGAGGCTCAGACCTACAGGACAACACAGAGACGA CACTTTCTAAAGTCCTAGAGAGTGTTGCGGAAGGAGAAGACAAGGAAACGGACAGTTCTGAGGAGAAAACAGTTACAAAACCTGCGGTAAAAGAAGAGGTGGAAACACCTGAGCTCAAAGTAGAAACACCTGAGCTCAAG tttcaGATCGGACAACTGGCTAACACCTTAACCAGCAAGATGGAGTTCTTGGGGATAAACAAAAAGGCGATCTCAAACTTCCAGTTTCTTCTGCTACAAACTGAG ACTCGGATTGCTGACTGGAGGGAGGGCGCTCTGAATGGGGTCTATCTTCGCCGCAGGCTTCAGGAAGCTGCCGAACACATAAAATATTACGAACTTAACGCCACCCCTAAAGGCTGGTCCTGCCACTGGGACAG AGAGCACAGGCGGTATTTCTATGTGAACGACCGGACCAGTGCCTCCCAGTGGGATTTCCCAAAAgaggaggacaaggaggaggGCCTGAAAGGCAGCCACGGTGCCCAGACACAGATTTCCAGTCCAGGGGACGCCAAAACATCGTCTGCAACTGCTGGTGGGGTCACAG gatCGTCTACTTTTACCGTGGCTgccccaccaccacctccatCATCTCTCTGTTCCCCATCTCAACCTCCTCTTCCTGAAAGCCCACCTCCGCCTTCCAACAACCCCCCGCCTCCACCTCTGCCCCCAGGCTCACCACCTCCACCGCCTCCCCCTCCTGACAGCGATGAGGAGATcatggaggtggagatggagatggacgATGATAATGATGGGGAGCCTCCAGCCCCTGGAACGGAGGAAGATGGCAGTGGGAGGCCTCCTTTACCTCCAGGCACTGCTAGCATGAAG ATCGTGGAGTCATCGGGCCCATTGGGGAAGGGTCAGAAACGTAAAGCCAGTCAGCTGAATAAAGCCATTACTATTGGCAGCAGTCCCATTATCTACACCCAGCCTGCTATCAGTGCAG CTCCTCTAATGTCAGCGACTGCCTACTGGGGCATGCCGGCTGTCCCTGCTCTTTTGGTCCCTTGTGAACCTCCTGCCCCCCCTATCCCGGCCCTACCTCCTCAACCACCACTGCCACCATCCCTGCCGCCCGTTGAACCTCCTGGAGCCAAAACTCTGCCCACAGACAAGACCAAGAAAGCCAAAAAGGATAAG TCCAAGAAGAGCAAGATCAAAATGCCTTCTCTGGTAATGAAGTGGCAGAGCATCCAGAAGGAGTTGGATGAAGAAGAGAAGAGCAGCTCCAGTGACGAGGACAGAGATCTGCTTAACAAAAAGTTTATCGAGGACTGGAAGCAACAGCAGCTCATGAC AGGGAAAGCTTCAAAGAATGCCAACTTTGAGGCACTTCCTGATAACTGGCGGGAACGACTGAAGAAACGGAAGATGGCGAATAGCACGTAA
- the fnbp4 gene encoding formin-binding protein 4 isoform X2: MDEQEGDGLRFVRERLTNMKTPAAKATEGLSLLGAYDDSDEEDAGDSQHTTTKSADIDSTLANFMAEIDAITTQPSSEDAASHPSVPTSTPPRPEVNTQQPAASEEQIQQHTSFEYNTEYSLAGVGVEMGDWQEVWDENSGCYYYWNTVTNEVSWELPHYLADQVQSLEENAKSSNVNGTGHAAYNTKENAASVAALQSAKETKVKEVIESVVGLTSEEEERCGVAASLLGPLIPSEVKEAEEKWRKRLLKGLDETENSLDSDGEGVRPAGSPSIPLPDPDPVPTVQKDLGAKKQSGDNSDAEEETEEDTMELELALERKKAELRALEEGDVSVAGSSPCSETSQEASGSHGLTLKKSRWKTAFPSAPSPESNSRGSDLQDNTETTLSKVLESVAEGEDKETDSSEEKTVTKPAVKEEVETPELKVETPELKFQIGQLANTLTSKMEFLGINKKAISNFQFLLLQTETRIADWREGALNGVYLRRRLQEAAEHIKYYELNATPKGWSCHWDREHRRYFYVNDRTSASQWDFPKEEDKEEGLKGSHGAQTQISSPGDAKTSSATAGGVTGSSTFTVAAPPPPPSSLCSPSQPPLPESPPPPSNNPPPPPLPPGSPPPPPPPPDSDEEIMEVEMEMDDDNDGEPPAPGTEEDGSGRPPLPPGTASMKIVESSGPLGKGQKRKASQLNKAITIGSSPIIYTQPAISAAPLMSATAYWGMPAVPALLVPCEPPAPPIPALPPQPPLPPSLPPVEPPGAKTLPTDKTKKAKKDKSKKSKIKMPSLVMKWQSIQKELDEEEKSSSSDEDRDLLNKKFIEDWKQQQLMTGKASKNANFEALPDNWRERLKKRKMANST; the protein is encoded by the exons ATGAACAGGAGGGTGATGGACTCAGATTCGTGAGAGAGAGGCTCACAAACATGAAGACTCCCGCAGCAAAAGCAACCG AGGGTTTGTCCTTGCTTGGAGCCTATGATGATAGTGATGAAGAAGATGCTGGAGACTCTCAGCATACAACGACAAAGTCAGCTGACATTGACAGCACATTGGCCAATTTCATGGCT GAAATTGATGCAATCACCACTCAGCCAAGTTCAGAGGATGCAGCATCTCATCCTTCGGTCCCAACTAGCACCCCACCCAGACCTGAGGTTAATACTCAGCAGCCAGCCGCCAGTGAAGAACAGATCCAACAACACACATCGTTTGAGTACAATACAGAGTACTCGCTTGCTGGAG tgGGTGTAGAGATGGGAGACTGGCAGGAGGTGTGGGATGAGAACTCtggctgctactactactggaACACTGTAACCAACGAGGTGTCCTGGGAGCTGCCACATTATCTAGCTGATCAGGTGCAAAGTCTGGAGGAGAATGCCAAAAG cTCTAATGTCAACGGCACAGGGCATGCAGCTTATAACACCAAGGAAAATGCTGCATCTGTTGCAGCCCTACAGTCGGCTAAAGAGACCAAAGTAAAG GAGGTAATTGAGAGTGTTGTAGGCCTCACAAGTGAAGAGGAGGAGCGCTGTGGAGTGGCTGCATCTCTGCTTGGTCCTCTGATTCCTTCTGAAGtgaaagaagctgaagaaaaatggagaaaaagacTGCTTAAAGGCTTGGACGAGACTGAGAACAGTTTGGATTCTGATGGCGAAGGCGTTCGCCCTGCAGGATCCCCCTCTATTCCTCTGCCGGACCCTGACCCAGTCCCCACGGTCCAGAAAGATCTTGGCGCTAAGAAGCAGTCGGGAGACAACTCCGATGccgaggaggagacagaggaagacaCAATGGAGCTGGAACTGGCTCTGGAGAGGAAAAAG GCTGAGCTCCGGGCACTGGAGGAGGGTGACGTGAGCGTAGCGGGCTCCAGTCCTTGTTCTGAGACGAGCCAAGAAGCCTCTGGTTCTCATGGCCTTACACTAAAGAAAAGCCGGTGGAAGACtgccttcccctctgctcccaGCCCCGAATCGAATAGCAGAGGCTCAGACCTACAGGACAACACAGAGACGA CACTTTCTAAAGTCCTAGAGAGTGTTGCGGAAGGAGAAGACAAGGAAACGGACAGTTCTGAGGAGAAAACAGTTACAAAACCTGCGGTAAAAGAAGAGGTGGAAACACCTGAGCTCAAAGTAGAAACACCTGAGCTCAAG tttcaGATCGGACAACTGGCTAACACCTTAACCAGCAAGATGGAGTTCTTGGGGATAAACAAAAAGGCGATCTCAAACTTCCAGTTTCTTCTGCTACAAACTGAG ACTCGGATTGCTGACTGGAGGGAGGGCGCTCTGAATGGGGTCTATCTTCGCCGCAGGCTTCAGGAAGCTGCCGAACACATAAAATATTACGAACTTAACGCCACCCCTAAAGGCTGGTCCTGCCACTGGGACAG AGAGCACAGGCGGTATTTCTATGTGAACGACCGGACCAGTGCCTCCCAGTGGGATTTCCCAAAAgaggaggacaaggaggaggGCCTGAAAGGCAGCCACGGTGCCCAGACACAGATTTCCAGTCCAGGGGACGCCAAAACATCGTCTGCAACTGCTGGTGGGGTCACAG gatCGTCTACTTTTACCGTGGCTgccccaccaccacctccatCATCTCTCTGTTCCCCATCTCAACCTCCTCTTCCTGAAAGCCCACCTCCGCCTTCCAACAACCCCCCGCCTCCACCTCTGCCCCCAGGCTCACCACCTCCACCGCCTCCCCCTCCTGACAGCGATGAGGAGATcatggaggtggagatggagatggacgATGATAATGATGGGGAGCCTCCAGCCCCTGGAACGGAGGAAGATGGCAGTGGGAGGCCTCCTTTACCTCCAGGCACTGCTAGCATGAAG ATCGTGGAGTCATCGGGCCCATTGGGGAAGGGTCAGAAACGTAAAGCCAGTCAGCTGAATAAAGCCATTACTATTGGCAGCAGTCCCATTATCTACACCCAGCCTGCTATCAGTGCAG CTCCTCTAATGTCAGCGACTGCCTACTGGGGCATGCCGGCTGTCCCTGCTCTTTTGGTCCCTTGTGAACCTCCTGCCCCCCCTATCCCGGCCCTACCTCCTCAACCACCACTGCCACCATCCCTGCCGCCCGTTGAACCTCCTGGAGCCAAAACTCTGCCCACAGACAAGACCAAGAAAGCCAAAAAGGATAAG TCCAAGAAGAGCAAGATCAAAATGCCTTCTCTGGTAATGAAGTGGCAGAGCATCCAGAAGGAGTTGGATGAAGAAGAGAAGAGCAGCTCCAGTGACGAGGACAGAGATCTGCTTAACAAAAAGTTTATCGAGGACTGGAAGCAACAGCAGCTCATGAC AGGGAAAGCTTCAAAGAATGCCAACTTTGAGGCACTTCCTGATAACTGGCGGGAACGACTGAAGAAACGGAAGATGGCGAATAGCACGTAA